TGGCAGGCACGCTCGCCGCCTGCACGTCCGCGGTGAAGGTCGATTTGCCTGCGCCGCGGGTCTTGCCCAGCGCGTTCGAGCAAGTACCGGCCGCGAGTGGTGCGCAGACCGATCTCGCTCACTGGTGGCGCGACTGGCAAGACCCGGAACTATCGCGCTATGTCAACGAGGCGCTGCAAGCGAACACCGAATTGGGCGTCGCACAGGCCCGCGTGCGCGAGGCGCGCTCTCTAGCCGCGGTGGTGGATTCCGCGCGCTACCCGATGCTGTCCGCACAAGCGGGAGCGGAGCACGGTTTCGGCAACTTGCGCGACCCGACAGAGGTACCCGACGGCAGCCCCGATCTGGACGGCTATGCAGGTGGCGTAACCTCAGTGTGGGAAGTCGACATCTTCGGGCGGCGCGCAAGCGACTCGGCCGCCGCGTCCGCGCTAGCCGACATGGCGCTGGAAAAACTGCGTGGTGCATGTATCGCAATCGCGGCCGATGTCGCACAAAACTATCTGGCCGCACGTGGTTTGCAGCGCAGGCTTTTACTACTCGACCGCAGTCTGAACACGCTGCACGACATGCAGCGTTACGCCGAGGCACGTTTTCGCACGGGTCAGGCCGTACGCTACGACGTGCAACGGGTGACGGAGCAGATCGCGGCGCGCGAGGCCGAGCGACCGGTGCTTGTCAGCGAGATCGACGTGCGACGGCGGCGTCTTGCCGTGCTGGCCGGCAAAGCCGCGCAGCAGGCAACGCCGCTCGATGCGCCCGGTACATCCCGCGTACCCGACGTACCCACGGGCGAGTTGCCGTCCACTGTGCTCGAACGCCGTCCTGACGTGCGCGCGACGGCCGCGTCGGTACACGCGCAAGCCGCGCGACTGGGCAGCGCAGAAGCCCAGTTGTTGCCGCGGTTTTATCTCACGTTCGTTGGCCTTGACGGTCATTTGCGGCTGGACGGTCTGCCCGGCTTGAGCGGTTCGGGCGGCCTGATTGGCGTCGGCGCCGATCTGCCGATTTTCAACGCCGGACGCATCCGCTCGAACATCGCGGCCAACGACGCAGGCCTGCAGGCAGCGCTCGGCGAGTACGACGGTTCCATATTGCGCGCGCTCGAAGAGGTGGACAGTTCGTATGGCGCGCGTCACGGACTCGACATGCGTATCGAGCGCCTCGACGCGACACGCTTAACCGCGGGCCGGAACGTCGAGGACGTACGGCAGTTGTACGAAGGCGGCCAACTGACGATGCGGGATGTGCTGGACGCTCGACTGGACGCATTGCAGCGCGAGGACGAATTGATCCAGGCGCAAACGGCTCAGGCGCTCGCTACTGTGCGGCTCTATCTCGCGTTGGGGGGAGGGTGGTCCATTGCGGAGACGACGGTGCCTGCCGGTGGCGTGAATCGGGGTCTGTTGCAATGAAGCCTTCTGTTCACCTTCATGCTTGCGAGCGCCGGAAAGGTATCGCGGCCGAACCCGATCCGTCGTTTGTCGGGCAAGCTCATGGTTGATCGTCAACCACCCATCTCCGTCTGACTGGCAAACAGGCGCGCGCCGCACGCGAGCTCGTCGCCATCGCATGCGGCCGGTTGTCCTGCGAAGCGTGCATTGCCGGACACTCGGGCGATGTGGGTCTGGCCGTGGATCTCACAGATCGCCGGGTCGTGCAAGCGTGCGATCGCACGACCTTTTATGCGGGACCGCGGCGCGCCCGACAACACGTGGCCGCCGTGGCTGTGAGTGTCGCCTTCGACGATATATCGGTTTTTACTCATCCATTCCTCTCGTTGCGATGGCTAACAGCGTTGCGCCGGCGCCTAGAAATCCCAGCTGAATGTTTGCGGATTCGCCTCGCGCGAATTTTGGTCAGGCGGCGACACCATTACGATGCTCGCGTGGAGCGGGTCGCGCAGGTTGACGAGCGCGCTTGTCTTGCCGTCGTTGTATCCCATCATCAGCGCGAGCGTCATTTGCACCCATGTCGAGCTTGTGCCTGTGTCGCCGCCGATGCGGCGTTGCATGTCGAACGCGTCCTTCGGGTCGTCCAGATCGATGTGCTGCGGGTTGTCGTGCAGTGCCTGGATGAGCAACGCGAGATGGTTG
This genomic stretch from Paraburkholderia bryophila harbors:
- a CDS encoding efflux transporter outer membrane subunit, encoding MKMPTLPDKIRRLRKRAWPTALVIAIAVAGTLAACTSAVKVDLPAPRVLPSAFEQVPAASGAQTDLAHWWRDWQDPELSRYVNEALQANTELGVAQARVREARSLAAVVDSARYPMLSAQAGAEHGFGNLRDPTEVPDGSPDLDGYAGGVTSVWEVDIFGRRASDSAAASALADMALEKLRGACIAIAADVAQNYLAARGLQRRLLLLDRSLNTLHDMQRYAEARFRTGQAVRYDVQRVTEQIAAREAERPVLVSEIDVRRRRLAVLAGKAAQQATPLDAPGTSRVPDVPTGELPSTVLERRPDVRATAASVHAQAARLGSAEAQLLPRFYLTFVGLDGHLRLDGLPGLSGSGGLIGVGADLPIFNAGRIRSNIAANDAGLQAALGEYDGSILRALEEVDSSYGARHGLDMRIERLDATRLTAGRNVEDVRQLYEGGQLTMRDVLDARLDALQREDELIQAQTAQALATVRLYLALGGGWSIAETTVPAGGVNRGLLQ
- a CDS encoding PAAR domain-containing protein; protein product: MSKNRYIVEGDTHSHGGHVLSGAPRSRIKGRAIARLHDPAICEIHGQTHIARVSGNARFAGQPAACDGDELACGARLFASQTEMGG